In the genome of Magnolia sinica isolate HGM2019 chromosome 2, MsV1, whole genome shotgun sequence, one region contains:
- the LOC131236758 gene encoding uncharacterized protein LOC131236758, whose translation MNDLNSEGPKSWSVYTGANPSPSQTAADREAPWKSFGTSMNAISFGFVATAILISMFLIMAIFEHLLRPRASFLSPRNGAEGSLESGPMRSRMHLLEKLGNPPTVATSYSRDFSVMMPGQRYPTFIAQPAPLPCSREGIPWPSHDSGFRSP comes from the exons ATGAACGACTTAAATTCAGAGGGTCCGAAGTCGTGGAGCGTTTATACAGGGGCTAATCCAAGTCCATCGCAGACAGCAGCAGATAGGGAGGCTCCTTGGAAGAGCTTCGGCACATCCATGAATGCCATCTCTTTCGGTTTTGTAGCCACAGCAatcttgatatccatgtttctcaTCATGGCGATCTTTGAGCATTTGCTGAGGCCAAGGGCCTCTTTCCTATCACCTCGGAATGGTGCTGAAGGATCCTTGGAGTCAGGTCCCATGCGGTCTCGAATGCATTTACTAGAGAAACTTGGCAACCCACCAACT GTGGCGACTTCATATTCGCGTGATTTCTCCGTGATGATGCCAGGGCAACGCTATCCTACTTTCATTGCTCAACCTGCccctctcccttgctccagagaAGGAATACCCTGGCCTTCCCATGATAGTGGGTTTCGTTCCCCTTAG